One window of the Klebsiella oxytoca genome contains the following:
- a CDS encoding PTS sugar transporter subunit IIB, translated as MQRIVLCCAAGMSTSMLVNKMKAEAQQRALALEIYAVPVAEFERELPNADVILLGPQVKYEAARLTELAAPHGKAVAVIDMADYGMMRGAAVLDKALALLNH; from the coding sequence ATGCAACGTATTGTACTGTGCTGCGCCGCCGGAATGTCCACCAGCATGCTGGTCAACAAAATGAAAGCCGAGGCGCAGCAGCGCGCGCTGGCGCTGGAGATTTACGCTGTACCCGTCGCAGAATTTGAGCGCGAATTGCCGAATGCCGATGTGATTTTACTTGGGCCGCAGGTGAAGTATGAAGCGGCGCGGTTGACGGAGCTCGCTGCACCCCATGGAAAAGCGGTCGCGGTGATCGATATGGCAGATTACGGCATGATGCGCGGCGCTGCGGTCCTGGATAAAGCGCTCGCTCTGCTGAACCACTAA
- a CDS encoding 6-phospho-beta-glucosidase — translation MHALKIAVIGGGSSYTPELIEGIILRHQQIPVTELALVDVEAGREKVTIIAALTRRMLKRQGLEQVKVSVHFGLDEAIRGAKFVLTQLRVGQLAARAADERLGLKYNLLGQETTGVGGFAKALRTIPVILQVARKVEALAPDAFILNFTNPAGIVTEAVSRYSSAKIIGLCNVPINMHHMIAGMLEAKEEEVRLSFAGLNHMVWVHKVMQGREDVTSKVLDMLCDGKSLSMNNIKSLPWPAEFLRALKAIPCPYHRYFWLTPAMLAEEIAAAKTKGTRAEQVMKVEQELFEIYARPELDEKPEQLSFRGGAYYSEVAVELINAIYNNLGQEMVVNTRNNGAIHGFDDDAVVEINSIIDAQGARPLAFGALPPIMNGLTQQVKAFERLTIEAAVHGCRDSALLALVSNPLVGNVTDAQALLDEVLTINRPWLTQFN, via the coding sequence ATGCACGCATTGAAAATTGCCGTAATCGGCGGCGGCAGCAGCTATACGCCGGAGCTTATTGAAGGAATTATCCTTCGCCATCAGCAGATCCCGGTGACGGAGCTGGCGCTGGTCGATGTTGAGGCCGGGCGCGAGAAAGTGACGATAATCGCCGCGCTGACCCGGCGCATGCTAAAGCGTCAGGGCCTCGAACAGGTAAAGGTCAGCGTGCATTTCGGCCTGGATGAGGCCATTCGCGGCGCTAAATTCGTGCTGACTCAGCTACGGGTTGGGCAACTGGCGGCCAGGGCGGCGGATGAGCGTTTAGGGCTGAAGTACAATTTGCTGGGCCAGGAAACGACCGGCGTCGGCGGATTTGCCAAAGCGCTGCGCACTATCCCGGTGATTTTGCAGGTCGCCCGTAAGGTCGAAGCGCTGGCGCCCGACGCCTTTATCCTCAATTTCACTAATCCGGCAGGGATCGTGACGGAAGCCGTGAGTCGCTACAGCAGCGCCAAAATCATCGGCCTGTGCAACGTGCCCATCAATATGCACCACATGATCGCCGGAATGCTGGAGGCAAAAGAAGAGGAGGTCAGGCTGAGCTTCGCCGGGCTGAATCACATGGTCTGGGTACATAAGGTGATGCAGGGGCGGGAAGATGTGACCAGTAAGGTTCTTGATATGCTGTGCGATGGTAAATCGCTGTCGATGAACAACATTAAATCGCTGCCGTGGCCGGCGGAATTTCTTCGCGCCCTGAAGGCGATCCCCTGTCCCTATCACCGTTATTTCTGGCTGACTCCGGCAATGCTGGCGGAGGAGATTGCAGCGGCAAAAACCAAAGGCACCCGCGCTGAGCAGGTGATGAAGGTGGAACAGGAGCTGTTTGAGATTTACGCCCGGCCCGAACTGGATGAAAAGCCCGAACAGCTGAGCTTCCGCGGCGGGGCATACTACTCCGAAGTGGCGGTCGAACTGATTAACGCCATCTACAACAATCTCGGTCAGGAAATGGTGGTGAATACCCGTAACAACGGCGCGATTCACGGCTTCGATGATGATGCGGTGGTGGAAATTAACAGCATCATCGACGCGCAGGGCGCACGACCGCTGGCTTTTGGCGCGCTGCCGCCGATCATGAACGGTCTGACGCAACAGGTGAAAGCCTTCGAGCGCTTGACGATTGAGGCCGCGGTCCACGGCTGTCGCGATAGCGCGCTGCTGGCGCTGGTCAGTAACCCGCTGGTCGGTAATGTCACCGACGCTCAGGCGCTGCTTGATGAGGTGTTAACCATCAACCGCCCCTGGTTAACGCAGTTTAACTAA
- the celB gene encoding PTS cellobiose transporter subunit IIC, with protein sequence MSRTSFIERYVMPAALKIGGQKHVLSVRDGIILNMPFMLIGSFFLIFAYLPIPGYGEMMASVFGDAWRDKMLYPVKATYDIMALISAFGIAYRLAEKYRTLDPLSAGAMSLVAFVMTIPQVTLFTPADGSAAQIVKGVLPVGMIGSQGLFVAIVISLLSTEIYRLVASRNLVIRMPDGVPPAVAKSFLALIPGFCVLAVVLALRLIVEASPFGDINSMITTLIGIPMSHVGGSLPGMIISVILIGILWTLGLHGDTIVLVFIRPVWLSNMSENLEAFQNGLPIPHIITQQFYDLWIAPGGTGALLGLVIFMLLRSRSQQMKQLGKIAAPGALFNISEPMVFGIPLVMNPYFFLPFILTPVLLVIVSYTAMATGLVMKPAGIALPFTTPIFMSGYLATGGHISGAVLQVVNLAISLVIYYPFFRAWDRLKAKEEQASAQPEASATLSVADRI encoded by the coding sequence ATGTCTCGTACTTCATTTATTGAACGCTATGTCATGCCCGCCGCGCTGAAAATCGGCGGTCAGAAGCATGTCCTGTCGGTACGCGACGGCATTATTCTCAATATGCCGTTTATGCTGATTGGGTCATTTTTCCTGATATTCGCTTACCTGCCGATCCCCGGCTACGGTGAGATGATGGCCAGCGTGTTTGGCGATGCCTGGCGCGACAAGATGCTGTACCCGGTCAAAGCAACCTACGACATCATGGCGCTGATCTCCGCGTTCGGCATTGCCTACCGGCTGGCGGAGAAGTATCGCACTCTGGACCCGCTAAGCGCCGGGGCGATGTCGCTTGTGGCGTTTGTGATGACCATTCCGCAGGTGACGCTTTTTACCCCCGCAGATGGTTCGGCGGCGCAAATCGTAAAAGGCGTGCTGCCGGTGGGGATGATTGGCAGCCAGGGGCTGTTTGTGGCGATTGTGATTTCGCTGCTCTCGACGGAGATCTACCGTCTGGTCGCCAGCCGTAATCTGGTGATCCGCATGCCGGACGGCGTCCCACCGGCGGTGGCGAAGTCCTTTCTCGCCCTGATCCCCGGTTTCTGCGTACTGGCCGTTGTGCTGGCCCTGCGCCTGATCGTCGAAGCCTCGCCGTTCGGCGATATAAATAGCATGATCACTACGCTTATCGGTATTCCCATGTCGCACGTGGGCGGATCCCTGCCGGGAATGATTATCTCGGTGATCCTGATTGGCATTCTGTGGACTCTGGGGCTGCATGGCGACACTATCGTGCTGGTATTTATTCGCCCGGTCTGGCTGTCGAATATGTCGGAGAACCTCGAAGCGTTCCAGAATGGGCTGCCGATCCCGCACATCATCACCCAGCAGTTTTATGACCTGTGGATCGCGCCCGGCGGTACCGGAGCGCTGCTGGGGCTGGTGATTTTTATGCTGCTGCGCAGCCGTAGCCAGCAGATGAAACAGCTGGGGAAAATCGCCGCGCCGGGGGCGCTGTTTAATATCAGCGAACCGATGGTATTCGGCATTCCGCTGGTGATGAACCCGTACTTCTTCCTGCCGTTTATTTTGACGCCGGTGCTGTTGGTGATTGTCTCTTATACCGCGATGGCTACCGGACTGGTGATGAAGCCTGCGGGGATTGCGCTGCCGTTTACCACGCCTATTTTTATGAGCGGCTATCTGGCGACGGGGGGACATATTTCCGGGGCGGTGCTGCAGGTGGTGAACCTGGCGATCTCGCTGGTGATCTATTATCCGTTCTTCCGCGCCTGGGATCGCCTGAAAGCGAAAGAAGAGCAGGCTTCAGCGCAGCCGGAAGCCAGCGCGACGCTGTCTGTGGCTGACCGTATCTGA
- the treC gene encoding alpha,alpha-phosphotrehalase → MNTLPLWWQNGVIYQIYPKSFQDTTGNGTGDLRGVTARLDYLQKLGVDAIWLTPFYISPQVDNGYDVANYTAIDPAYGTLDDFDELVAQAKARGIRIVLDMVLNHTSTEHAWFREALNKESPYRQFYIWRDGEPTTPPNNWQSKFGGNAWQWHAESEQYYLHLYAVEQADLNWENPAVRAELKKVCEFWADRGVDGLRLDVINVISKDQTFPSDTAGDGRRFYTDGPRAHEFLQEMSRDVFTPRNLMTVGEMSSTTLEHCQQYAALDGSEISMTFNFHHLKVDYPGGKKWELARPDFVALKSLFSHWQQGMHNRAWNALFWCNHDQPRIVSRFGDEGEYRVPAAKMLAMVLHGMQGTPYIYQGEEIGMTNPHFTRITDYRDVESHNMFIERAAQGQDHDELLAILASKSRDNSRTPMQWSGSEHGGFSAGEPWIALCDNYHEINVEAALADPESVFYTYQRLITLRKNTPVLTWGDYQDLLPDHPSLWCYRRQWQGQTLVVVANLSREFQRWQPEAMSGDWQVLMSNYAEAANRPADMTLRPFEAVWWLQK, encoded by the coding sequence ATGAATACCCTTCCCCTCTGGTGGCAAAACGGCGTTATTTATCAAATCTATCCGAAGAGTTTCCAGGACACGACCGGCAACGGCACCGGCGATCTGCGCGGCGTCACCGCCCGTCTCGACTATCTGCAGAAGCTCGGCGTTGACGCCATCTGGCTGACGCCGTTCTACATCTCGCCGCAGGTGGATAACGGCTATGACGTGGCCAACTATACCGCTATCGACCCCGCCTACGGCACGCTGGACGATTTCGATGAACTGGTGGCTCAGGCGAAGGCGCGAGGCATTCGTATCGTGCTGGATATGGTACTGAACCACACGTCTACTGAACACGCCTGGTTCCGCGAAGCGCTCAATAAAGAGAGCCCGTATCGCCAGTTCTATATCTGGCGCGACGGCGAACCGACCACCCCGCCGAACAACTGGCAGTCCAAATTTGGCGGCAACGCCTGGCAGTGGCACGCCGAAAGCGAGCAATACTATCTGCATCTGTACGCCGTTGAGCAGGCGGACCTGAACTGGGAAAACCCGGCGGTACGCGCGGAGCTGAAAAAAGTCTGCGAATTCTGGGCCGACCGCGGCGTTGACGGCCTGCGTCTGGACGTGATCAATGTCATTTCCAAAGACCAGACCTTCCCGTCCGATACCGCTGGCGATGGCCGCCGCTTCTATACCGACGGCCCGCGGGCGCACGAATTTTTGCAGGAGATGAGCCGCGATGTCTTCACTCCACGTAACCTGATGACGGTGGGCGAAATGTCCTCCACCACCCTTGAGCATTGCCAGCAGTATGCGGCGCTCGACGGCAGCGAAATATCGATGACCTTTAACTTCCACCATCTGAAGGTGGACTATCCCGGCGGTAAAAAGTGGGAGCTGGCGCGCCCGGATTTTGTGGCGTTGAAATCGTTGTTCAGCCACTGGCAGCAGGGGATGCACAACCGTGCGTGGAACGCGCTGTTCTGGTGTAACCACGACCAGCCGCGCATCGTCTCCCGCTTCGGTGACGAAGGCGAATACCGTGTCCCGGCGGCGAAAATGCTGGCGATGGTGCTGCACGGTATGCAGGGCACGCCCTATATCTATCAGGGCGAAGAGATAGGTATGACCAACCCGCACTTTACACGTATTACCGATTATCGCGACGTAGAGAGCCACAATATGTTTATTGAACGCGCCGCGCAGGGGCAGGATCACGATGAACTGCTGGCGATTCTGGCCAGTAAATCGCGCGATAACAGTCGTACGCCAATGCAGTGGAGCGGCAGTGAACACGGTGGGTTTAGCGCTGGTGAACCGTGGATTGCGCTGTGCGATAACTATCATGAGATTAACGTTGAAGCGGCGCTGGCGGACCCGGAATCGGTGTTTTATACCTATCAGCGGTTGATTACGCTACGCAAAAACACGCCGGTGCTGACCTGGGGCGACTATCAGGATCTGTTGCCGGACCATCCGTCGCTGTGGTGCTATCGCCGCCAGTGGCAGGGGCAAACGCTGGTTGTCGTCGCTAACCTGAGTCGCGAGTTCCAGCGCTGGCAGCCGGAAGCGATGAGCGGGGACTGGCAGGTGCTGATGAGCAACTACGCGGAAGCGGCGAACCGCCCTGCCGATATGACCCTGCGCCCGTTTGAAGCGGTATGGTGGCTACAGAAGTAA
- the treB gene encoding PTS trehalose transporter subunit IIBC, with protein MSKVNQQDIDKLIELVGGRDNIATVSHCITRLRFVLNNPAVARPKEIEQLRMVKGCFTNAGQFQVVIGTEVGDYYKALLATTGQASADKEQAKKAARQNMKWHEQLISHFAEIFFPLLPALISGGLILGFRNVIGDLPMSNGQTLAQMHPSLKTLYDFLWLIGEAIFFYLPVGICWSAVKKIGGTPILGIVLGVTLVSPQLMNAYLLGQQMPEVWNFGLFTIEKVGYQAQVIPALLAGLALGFIETRLKRIVPDYLYLVIVPVCSLILAVFLAHAFIGPFGRMIGDGVAWAVRHLLTGSFAPIGAALFGFLYAPLVITGVHQTTLAIDMQMIQSMGGTPVWPLIALSNIAQASAVVGIIIASRKKNEREISVPAAISAYLGVTEPAMYGINLKYRFPMLCAMVGSGLAGLLCGLNGVMANGIGVGGLPGILSIQPTYWQVYALAMVIAVVVPIVLTTIVYQRKFRQGTLQIV; from the coding sequence ATGAGTAAAGTGAATCAGCAGGACATCGATAAACTTATCGAACTGGTGGGCGGACGCGACAATATCGCCACCGTCAGCCACTGTATTACCCGTCTGCGCTTTGTGCTGAATAATCCAGCCGTTGCCAGACCTAAAGAAATCGAACAGCTACGCATGGTGAAGGGCTGCTTTACCAACGCCGGACAGTTCCAGGTAGTGATCGGCACCGAAGTGGGCGACTACTACAAGGCGCTGCTGGCAACCACCGGGCAGGCCAGCGCGGATAAAGAGCAGGCCAAAAAAGCCGCCCGGCAGAATATGAAGTGGCATGAACAGCTCATTTCACACTTCGCGGAGATCTTCTTTCCGCTGCTGCCTGCATTGATCAGCGGCGGCCTGATCTTAGGCTTCCGCAACGTGATCGGCGATCTGCCGATGAGCAACGGCCAGACGCTGGCGCAGATGCACCCGTCGCTGAAAACGCTTTATGACTTCCTGTGGCTGATTGGTGAGGCGATCTTCTTCTACCTGCCGGTAGGGATCTGCTGGTCAGCGGTGAAGAAAATAGGCGGTACGCCGATCCTCGGCATCGTGCTGGGCGTCACGCTCGTTTCTCCGCAGCTGATGAATGCCTATCTATTGGGTCAACAGATGCCGGAAGTGTGGAACTTCGGCCTGTTCACCATTGAGAAGGTCGGCTACCAGGCGCAGGTTATTCCGGCCCTGCTGGCGGGGCTGGCGCTCGGCTTTATCGAAACGCGTCTGAAACGCATCGTGCCTGACTACCTCTATCTGGTGATAGTACCGGTCTGTTCGCTGATCCTGGCGGTATTCCTCGCCCACGCTTTTATCGGCCCGTTTGGCCGCATGATTGGCGACGGCGTAGCCTGGGCCGTTCGCCACCTGTTAACCGGCAGCTTCGCCCCGATTGGCGCCGCGCTGTTCGGCTTCCTGTACGCGCCGCTGGTGATTACCGGAGTCCATCAGACCACGCTCGCCATCGACATGCAGATGATTCAAAGCATGGGCGGTACGCCGGTATGGCCGCTGATCGCGCTGTCCAACATCGCCCAGGCATCGGCGGTCGTGGGGATAATTATCGCCAGCCGCAAAAAGAATGAACGCGAAATCTCCGTCCCGGCGGCCATTTCCGCCTACCTCGGCGTAACGGAACCGGCGATGTACGGTATCAACCTGAAATACCGCTTTCCGATGCTGTGCGCGATGGTTGGCTCCGGTCTTGCCGGGCTGCTGTGCGGACTGAACGGCGTGATGGCCAACGGTATCGGCGTCGGTGGCCTGCCGGGCATCCTCTCCATTCAGCCCACCTACTGGCAGGTTTACGCCCTGGCGATGGTCATCGCCGTGGTGGTGCCGATTGTGCTGACGACGATTGTCTACCAGCGCAAATTCCGCCAGGGCACCTTACAGATTGTCTGA